The following proteins are co-located in the Lepus europaeus isolate LE1 chromosome 15, mLepTim1.pri, whole genome shotgun sequence genome:
- the LOC133774236 gene encoding LOW QUALITY PROTEIN: olfactory receptor 2Y1-like (The sequence of the model RefSeq protein was modified relative to this genomic sequence to represent the inferred CDS: deleted 1 base in 1 codon): protein MGNFNISFKEAFILVGFSDWPQLEVFLFVFILIFYFLTLVGNTSIIALYQLDIRLHVPMYFFLCHLSFLDLYYITSTVPQLLINLHKFDQTISYGRCVAQLFIFLALASTECLLLMVMAFDRYAAVCHPLQYASIMHPHLCQTMAIISWLGGFINSLIQTGLMMALPLCGHQLNHFFCEMPAFLKLACEDTDGTEAKMFVARGIILVIPALLILGSYVCIAQAILKVKSMSRRKKAFGTCGSHLLVVSFFYGSAIYTYLQPIHSYSESEGKFVALFYTIITPILNPLIYTLRNKDVKEALSKVLGKGRD from the exons ATGGGAAATTTCAACATCAGTTTCAAGGAA GCATTCATTTTGGTGGGCTTTTCAGACTGGCCTCAACTGGaagttttcctttttgtctttattttgattttctactTTCTAACCCTCGTTGGCAACACTTCCATCATAGCTCTCTACCAACTGGACATTCGATTACACgtgcccatgtacttcttcctctgcCATCTCTCTTTCTTGGACCTCTATTACATCACCAGCACTGTGCCCCAGCTTCTAATCAACCTTCATAAATTTGATCAAACTATCAGCTATGGAAGATGTGTGGCccagcttttcattttccttgccTTGGCCTCAACTGAGTGTTTGCTGCTAATGGTGATGGCTTTTGACCGTTATGCTGCAGTCTGTCATCCACTTCAATATGCAAGCATCATGCACCCGCATCTCTGTCAGACAATGGCTATTATATCCTGGTTGGGAGGTTTCATAAACTCTTTGATTCAGACAGGACTCATGATGGCCCTGCCTCTGTGTGGCCATCAACTGAACCACTTCTTCTGTGAGATGCCTGCGTTTCTGAAGTTGGCTTGTGAGGACACAGATGGAACAGAAGCAAAGATGTTTGTGGCCCGTGGCATAATCTTGGTTATTCCTGCACTACTGATTTTAGGTTCCTATGTATGCATTGCTCAGGCCATCCTGAAGGTTAAGTCAATGTCTAGACGCAAAAAGGCTTTTGGGACTTGTGGCTCTCACCTTctagtagtttcttttttttatggttCAGCCATATACACATACCTCCAACCCATTCACAGTTATTCTGAAAGTGAGGGCAAATTTGTTGCCCTTTTTTATACAATAATTACTCCCATTCTCAATCCTCTGATTTATACCTTAAGGAACAAGGATGTGAAGGAGGCTCTGAGCAAGGTATTAGGAAAAGGCAGAGACTAG